From a region of the Thermosulfurimonas sp. F29 genome:
- the rpoB gene encoding DNA-directed RNA polymerase subunit beta, whose product METPTIVPARVRRNFGRVRPPMEVPYLISLQKESYREFLQQDVPPQSRKNKGILAALKEVFPIKDFTGTAELEFVDYEILPPELTPEECWEKGLTYEALMKLRVRLITYDVDPESGAQSIRDIKEQEIFFGSVPLMTEDGRFIINGTERVVVSQLQRSAGVIFDHDKGKAHAGKIVYTARVIPAKGSWLDFEYDHRGRLLARIDRRKNFTATTFLKAMGMTEEEILNYFYPRERFIIHPDRIEKEINPEVFLTQKVSVDIVHPETGEVLLKAGRKVTKAALKRLLEAGVKTVPVTEKEFLGRVAAKDVVDPETGEVILECNEEITKEKLARLREAGVREVECLYIDVHRYTRALRDTLKLDKAKTREEALIEIYRKMRPSSPATLEVAEPYFKSLFFDPATYNLSEVGRYKINLRLGLDIPITQTTLTKEDVLAILKELIRLKEEGGEGDDIDHLGNRRVRAVGELAENQYRVGLVRMERAVKERMTLQDVEALMPNDLINPKPVSAALREFFAQGQLSQFMDQTNPLSMITHKRRLSALGPGGLTRERAGFEVRDVHPSHYGRICPIETPEGPNIGLIVSMATYARTNPYGFLETPYRLVKNGRVTDQVIYLNAAEEKDMVIAQATINIDKDGNILDEVVPARKGGEFIMARREEVDLVDLVPAQVVSVSSSLIPFLEHDDANRALMGSNMQRQAVPLVRTEAPLVGSGMEKIAARDSGVVILAEDDGVVEDVDATRIVVRYLGRNGGAPRVRIYNLMKWRRSNQNTTFNQKPRVRPGQRVRKGEVLADGPSTDGGELALGKNILVAFMPWRGYNFEDSIVISERLVRDDVYTSIHIEEFECVARETKLGREEITRDIPNVSEEALSNLDESGIVKIGAYVRPGDILVGKVTPKGEVQLTPEEKLLRAIFGEKASDVKDTSLRVPAGIEGIVVDTKVFTRRGVEKDERALAKEAEKIARLEKDRADYLEILRRSTLKALEEVLVGEETAAAYIDQDGNEVVGRGVKITPEVLEKVPMSQLREIAPRKLKKKVDEILRNFETKKAEIVHEFEQRIKRVTKGDELPPGVLKVVKVYVAMKRKLQPGDKMAGRHGNKGVVSKVVPIEDMPYLPDGTPVDMVLSPLGVPSRMNIGQILETHLGWACKELGRKLARLAEEHQVQAVKDMLKRLFSEEEYRRLTEGKTDEEILDLARAFADGIPVATPVFDGAREPEIKAWLREAGLSETGQTVLYNGMTGEPFREPVTVGYMYMLKLHHLVDDKIHARATGPYSLITQQPLGGKAQFGGQRLGEMEVWAMEAYGAAYALQEFLTVKSDDVTGRTRMYEKIVKGENFLEPGLPESFKVLVKELQGLCLDVEVLEE is encoded by the coding sequence ATGGAAACCCCCACCATCGTTCCGGCCAGGGTTAGGAGAAACTTCGGCAGGGTCAGGCCCCCCATGGAGGTGCCCTACCTCATCAGTTTGCAGAAGGAATCCTACAGAGAGTTTCTTCAGCAGGATGTGCCTCCGCAGTCCCGGAAGAACAAGGGGATCCTTGCCGCACTGAAGGAGGTCTTTCCCATCAAGGACTTTACCGGGACGGCGGAGCTGGAGTTCGTGGACTACGAGATTCTTCCCCCGGAGTTGACCCCGGAGGAGTGCTGGGAGAAGGGGCTCACCTACGAGGCTCTGATGAAACTGAGGGTGCGGCTCATCACCTACGATGTGGATCCGGAAAGCGGCGCCCAGAGCATCCGGGACATCAAGGAACAGGAGATCTTTTTCGGTTCCGTGCCCCTCATGACCGAGGACGGGCGTTTTATCATCAACGGCACCGAGCGGGTGGTGGTGAGTCAGCTTCAGCGTTCGGCGGGGGTGATCTTCGATCACGACAAGGGCAAGGCCCACGCCGGCAAGATCGTCTACACCGCCCGGGTCATTCCGGCCAAGGGGTCGTGGCTGGACTTCGAGTACGATCACCGGGGGAGGTTGCTGGCCCGTATCGATCGGCGCAAGAACTTCACCGCCACCACCTTTCTCAAGGCCATGGGGATGACCGAGGAGGAGATCCTCAATTACTTCTATCCGCGGGAGAGGTTCATCATCCATCCCGACCGGATCGAGAAGGAGATCAACCCGGAGGTCTTTCTCACGCAGAAGGTCTCGGTGGACATCGTTCATCCGGAGACCGGGGAGGTGTTGCTCAAGGCCGGGCGCAAGGTGACCAAGGCGGCGTTGAAGCGCCTGCTCGAGGCCGGGGTGAAGACCGTACCGGTTACCGAGAAGGAGTTCCTCGGCCGTGTGGCGGCCAAGGATGTGGTGGATCCCGAAACCGGAGAGGTCATCCTGGAGTGCAACGAGGAAATTACCAAGGAGAAGCTGGCCCGGCTGCGGGAGGCCGGGGTCAGGGAGGTGGAGTGTCTTTACATCGATGTCCATCGTTACACCCGGGCCCTGCGGGATACCCTGAAGCTGGACAAGGCCAAGACCCGGGAGGAGGCCCTGATCGAGATCTACAGGAAGATGCGTCCCTCGAGTCCCGCCACTCTCGAGGTGGCCGAACCCTACTTCAAGTCCCTGTTTTTCGATCCGGCCACCTACAATCTCTCCGAGGTGGGGCGCTACAAGATCAATCTTCGGCTGGGGCTGGACATACCCATCACCCAGACCACGCTTACCAAGGAGGATGTGCTGGCCATCCTGAAGGAGCTCATTCGGCTCAAGGAGGAGGGTGGCGAGGGGGACGACATCGATCATCTGGGCAATCGCCGGGTGCGGGCCGTGGGGGAGCTCGCGGAGAACCAGTACCGGGTGGGGCTGGTGCGGATGGAGCGGGCGGTTAAGGAGAGGATGACCCTGCAGGATGTGGAGGCCCTCATGCCCAACGACCTCATCAATCCGAAGCCGGTCTCCGCGGCCCTGCGGGAATTTTTCGCCCAGGGGCAGCTTTCCCAGTTCATGGATCAGACCAATCCTCTTTCCATGATCACGCACAAGCGCCGGCTTTCGGCCCTGGGCCCCGGGGGGCTTACCCGGGAGCGGGCCGGTTTCGAGGTGCGGGATGTGCATCCCTCCCACTACGGGCGCATCTGTCCCATCGAGACCCCGGAGGGGCCGAACATCGGACTCATCGTATCCATGGCCACTTACGCCCGCACCAATCCTTACGGGTTCCTGGAGACCCCTTACCGGCTGGTGAAAAACGGTCGGGTGACGGATCAGGTGATCTATCTCAACGCCGCGGAAGAGAAGGACATGGTCATCGCCCAGGCCACCATCAACATCGATAAGGACGGCAACATCCTCGACGAGGTGGTGCCGGCCCGGAAGGGAGGAGAATTCATCATGGCCCGGCGCGAGGAGGTGGATCTGGTGGACCTGGTTCCGGCCCAGGTGGTGAGCGTGTCCTCGTCCCTGATTCCCTTCCTGGAGCACGACGACGCCAACCGGGCCCTCATGGGGTCGAACATGCAGCGCCAGGCGGTGCCCCTGGTTCGGACGGAGGCCCCGCTGGTGGGCTCGGGGATGGAGAAGATCGCGGCCCGGGATTCCGGGGTGGTGATCCTGGCCGAGGACGACGGGGTGGTGGAGGATGTGGACGCCACCCGTATCGTGGTGCGGTATCTGGGGAGAAACGGCGGGGCTCCGCGGGTCAGGATTTACAACCTGATGAAGTGGCGGCGTTCCAACCAGAACACCACCTTCAATCAGAAACCCCGGGTGCGGCCCGGCCAGAGGGTGCGGAAGGGCGAGGTGCTGGCCGACGGCCCCTCCACCGACGGAGGGGAACTGGCCCTGGGCAAGAACATCCTGGTGGCCTTCATGCCCTGGAGGGGTTACAACTTCGAGGATTCCATCGTGATTTCCGAGCGTCTGGTGCGGGACGATGTTTACACCTCCATTCACATCGAGGAGTTCGAGTGCGTGGCCCGGGAGACCAAACTCGGACGGGAGGAGATCACCCGCGACATTCCCAATGTGAGCGAGGAGGCGCTTTCCAATCTGGACGAAAGCGGGATCGTGAAGATCGGGGCCTATGTGCGGCCCGGAGACATACTGGTGGGGAAGGTGACGCCCAAGGGAGAGGTTCAGCTCACCCCGGAGGAGAAGCTCCTTCGGGCCATCTTCGGGGAGAAGGCCAGCGATGTTAAGGACACCTCACTTCGGGTGCCCGCCGGTATAGAGGGGATCGTGGTCGACACCAAGGTCTTCACCCGGCGGGGGGTGGAGAAGGACGAGCGGGCACTGGCCAAGGAGGCGGAGAAGATTGCCCGTCTGGAAAAGGATCGGGCCGATTACCTGGAGATCCTGCGTCGCAGCACCCTCAAGGCCCTGGAAGAGGTGCTGGTGGGAGAGGAGACCGCCGCGGCCTACATTGACCAGGACGGAAACGAGGTGGTGGGCCGGGGGGTGAAGATTACCCCCGAGGTGCTGGAAAAGGTGCCCATGTCTCAACTCCGGGAGATCGCGCCCAGGAAGCTCAAGAAAAAGGTGGACGAGATCCTCAGGAACTTCGAAACCAAGAAGGCCGAGATAGTGCACGAGTTCGAGCAGCGGATCAAGCGGGTTACCAAGGGGGACGAGCTCCCGCCGGGGGTGCTCAAGGTGGTGAAGGTGTATGTGGCTATGAAGCGGAAGCTTCAGCCCGGGGACAAGATGGCCGGGCGACACGGGAACAAGGGCGTGGTCTCCAAGGTGGTGCCCATAGAGGACATGCCCTATCTTCCGGACGGGACCCCGGTGGACATGGTGCTTTCGCCTCTGGGGGTGCCCTCCCGAATGAACATCGGACAGATCTTGGAGACCCATCTGGGCTGGGCCTGTAAGGAGCTGGGGCGGAAGCTGGCCCGACTGGCGGAGGAGCACCAGGTGCAGGCGGTGAAGGACATGTTGAAGCGTCTCTTTTCCGAGGAGGAATACCGGCGCCTGACCGAGGGGAAAACCGACGAGGAGATCCTGGACCTGGCCCGGGCCTTTGCCGACGGTATCCCGGTGGCCACGCCGGTGTTCGACGGGGCCCGGGAGCCGGAGATCAAGGCCTGGCTCAGGGAGGCCGGTCTTTCCGAGACCGGGCAGACCGTGCTCTACAACGGGATGACCGGGGAGCCCTTTCGGGAGCCGGTTACGGTGGGGTATATGTACATGCTCAAACTTCACCACCTGGTGGACGACAAGATTCACGCCCGGGCCACCGGTCCTTACTCCCTCATCACCCAGCAGCCCTTGGGAGGGAAGGCCCAGTTCGGAGGGCAGCGTCTGGGTGAGATGGAGGTGTGGGCCATGGAGGCCTACGGGGCGGCTTATGCGCTGCAGGAGTTCCTGACGGTCAAGAGCGACGATGTGACCGGGCGGACCCGGATGTACGAGAAGATCGTGAAGGGTGAGAACTTTCTTGAGCCCGGGCTTCCCGAAAGCTTCAAGGTTCTGGTCAAGGAACTCCAGGGCCTCTGCCTGGATGTAGAGGTGCTGGAGGAATAA
- the rplL gene encoding 50S ribosomal protein L7/L12: MAVTKEEVIEFIANMSVLELSEFIKELEEKFGVSAAAPVAAVAAAPGAAPGAEAAPAEEKTEFDVILTEVGSQKIQVIKEVRAITGLGLKEAKELVESAPKPVKEGVSKEEAEEIKKKLEAVGAKVEIK, translated from the coding sequence ATGGCGGTAACCAAGGAAGAGGTAATTGAGTTTATTGCCAACATGAGTGTGCTCGAGCTTTCGGAGTTCATCAAGGAGCTCGAGGAAAAGTTCGGGGTGAGCGCGGCGGCTCCGGTGGCGGCGGTGGCGGCAGCTCCGGGGGCGGCGCCCGGGGCGGAGGCCGCGCCGGCCGAGGAAAAGACGGAGTTTGATGTAATTCTGACCGAGGTCGGCAGCCAGAAGATTCAGGTGATTAAGGAGGTGCGGGCCATCACCGGGCTGGGTCTCAAGGAGGCCAAGGAACTGGTGGAGAGCGCGCCCAAGCCGGTGAAGGAGGGGGTATCCAAGGAGGAGGCCGAGGAGATCAAAAAGAAGCTCGAGGCCGTTGGCGCCAAGGTAGAAATCAAGTAA
- the rplJ gene encoding 50S ribosomal protein L10: MLTRAQKEELVRNLREKFQEAQAVFVTSFKGLTANESNELRRLIREAGGEYRVVKNTLLRIASADTPAEPIQEFIEGPTGIALAYKDPVALAKVLKEFSEEHEALVLRGAALQGKPVDAKGIEALAKLPPREVLLAQLLGLLQAPPARLVQLLANVVRNFLYVLRAIEEKKKAEGGQ, encoded by the coding sequence GTGCTTACGCGTGCGCAGAAGGAAGAACTGGTCAGGAATCTTCGGGAGAAGTTTCAGGAGGCCCAGGCGGTCTTCGTGACCTCCTTTAAGGGGCTTACGGCCAACGAGAGCAACGAGCTCAGGAGGCTTATTCGGGAGGCCGGAGGGGAGTACCGGGTGGTGAAAAACACTCTCCTCCGTATCGCCTCCGCGGACACTCCTGCGGAACCCATTCAGGAGTTCATCGAGGGGCCCACGGGGATAGCCCTGGCCTATAAGGATCCGGTGGCGCTGGCCAAGGTCCTCAAGGAGTTTTCCGAGGAGCACGAGGCCCTGGTTTTGCGTGGGGCGGCTCTTCAGGGTAAACCGGTGGACGCCAAGGGGATCGAGGCCCTCGCCAAGCTTCCGCCGCGCGAGGTGCTGCTCGCCCAGCTTCTGGGTCTGCTTCAGGCTCCTCCGGCGCGGCTGGTGCAGCTTCTGGCCAATGTGGTGCGGAACTTCCTCTATGTGCTCAGGGCTATTGAGGAGAAAAAGAAGGCCGAGGGAGGCCAGTAA
- the rplA gene encoding 50S ribosomal protein L1, which produces MAKRGKKYREALSRIDRTRRYTFEEAVKLALENAYAKFDESVDVAVVLGVDPRHADQMVRGSVVLPHGTGKTARVVVFAKGDKAKEAEAAGADYVGAEDLIKKIQDGWLEFDKAVATPDMMPLVGRIGKILGPRGLMPSAKTGTVTFDVARAVKEIKAGKVDFKVDRAGVVHAPVGRVSFGERKILENLAAFFDALLRAKPSAAKGQYIKSVTISTTMGPGIKVDPADVRNLVKDYQVE; this is translated from the coding sequence ATGGCGAAGAGGGGCAAGAAGTATCGCGAGGCTCTTTCCAGGATAGACCGCACCAGGCGTTACACTTTTGAAGAGGCGGTGAAGCTCGCGCTGGAGAACGCTTACGCGAAGTTTGACGAGAGCGTGGATGTGGCGGTGGTGCTGGGGGTGGATCCCCGCCACGCGGATCAGATGGTGCGGGGTTCGGTGGTGCTTCCTCACGGCACGGGGAAGACGGCCCGGGTGGTGGTTTTTGCCAAGGGGGACAAGGCCAAGGAGGCCGAGGCCGCGGGGGCGGACTATGTGGGGGCGGAGGACCTGATCAAGAAGATCCAGGATGGCTGGCTGGAGTTCGACAAGGCCGTGGCCACGCCGGACATGATGCCTCTGGTGGGGCGCATAGGTAAGATCCTGGGGCCGCGGGGGCTCATGCCCAGTGCCAAGACGGGCACGGTGACCTTTGATGTGGCCCGGGCGGTTAAGGAGATCAAGGCCGGAAAGGTGGACTTCAAGGTGGATCGGGCGGGGGTGGTGCACGCCCCGGTAGGCCGGGTTTCCTTCGGGGAGAGGAAGATTCTGGAGAATCTGGCGGCTTTCTTTGACGCCCTGCTCCGGGCCAAGCCTTCGGCGGCCAAGGGGCAATACATAAAAAGCGTTACCATCTCCACGACCATGGGGCCGGGGATAAAGGTGGACCCGGCGGATGTACGGAACCTGGTGAAGGATTACCAGGTGGAATAA
- the rplK gene encoding 50S ribosomal protein L11 — MAKKVIGVIKLQLPAGQANPAPPVGPALGQYGVNIMEFCKAFNAKTKGQEGMIIPAVITVYADRSFTFELKTPPASVLLKKAAGIEKGAHATKKEIVGRVTRKQVEEIARMKMKDLNAASLEAAMRMIEGTAKSMGIEIVD, encoded by the coding sequence ATGGCTAAGAAGGTCATAGGGGTTATAAAGCTTCAGCTTCCGGCCGGACAGGCCAATCCGGCGCCGCCGGTGGGGCCGGCCCTGGGTCAGTACGGCGTGAACATCATGGAGTTCTGCAAGGCCTTTAACGCCAAGACCAAGGGCCAGGAGGGGATGATCATCCCGGCGGTGATCACGGTTTATGCGGACCGTTCCTTCACCTTCGAGTTGAAGACGCCGCCGGCCTCGGTGTTGCTCAAGAAGGCGGCGGGGATTGAGAAGGGAGCGCACGCCACGAAGAAGGAGATCGTAGGGCGGGTGACCCGGAAGCAGGTGGAGGAGATCGCCAGGATGAAGATGAAGGACCTCAACGCGGCGAGTCTTGAGGCCGCGATGCGGATGATCGAGGGTACGGCCAAGAGTATGGGGATAGAGATCGTGGATTGA
- the nusG gene encoding transcription termination/antitermination protein NusG, protein MPWYVVYVWSGKEKAVGEALREAFSRAGMAEVLEEVVVPPEKIIEVVFSPEKHVSRRFYSGYILVRLAEEAEGIFEVLRNVEGVVGIMGDGKPRPLSEEEARKLLEQITVEEIKPKPRYQFMPGDRVRITEGPFANFIGVVDEVKPDKGKVRVLVSIFGRETPVEIEFAQVQKI, encoded by the coding sequence ATGCCCTGGTATGTAGTTTATGTGTGGTCGGGAAAGGAGAAGGCGGTGGGGGAGGCCCTGAGGGAGGCCTTCTCCCGGGCGGGTATGGCGGAGGTTCTGGAGGAGGTGGTGGTTCCTCCAGAGAAGATCATCGAGGTGGTTTTCAGTCCGGAGAAGCATGTTTCCCGGAGGTTTTATTCGGGCTACATCCTGGTGCGTCTGGCCGAGGAGGCGGAGGGAATTTTCGAGGTCTTGCGAAACGTGGAAGGTGTGGTAGGGATTATGGGCGACGGAAAACCCCGGCCTCTTTCCGAGGAGGAGGCCCGGAAGCTCCTTGAACAGATTACGGTTGAGGAGATCAAGCCGAAGCCCAGGTATCAGTTCATGCCCGGAGACCGGGTGCGGATTACCGAGGGGCCGTTTGCCAATTTCATAGGTGTGGTGGACGAGGTGAAACCGGACAAGGGGAAGGTTAGGGTGCTGGTGAGCATTTTCGGGCGGGAGACGCCGGTGGAGATCGAATTTGCGCAGGTGCAGAAGATTTAG
- the secE gene encoding preprotein translocase subunit SecE, whose protein sequence is MAKAVKKKRKVQRGEATGKVAYLKDLREQGFPGRAVQFLKEVRVEFKKITWPNRRQTLATTVAVLSFTLFIAFYLGLVDLLLSKIVQWLVY, encoded by the coding sequence ATGGCCAAGGCGGTCAAAAAGAAGAGGAAGGTTCAGAGGGGAGAGGCTACGGGGAAGGTGGCCTACCTTAAGGATCTGAGGGAGCAGGGGTTTCCCGGTCGGGCCGTTCAGTTTCTCAAAGAGGTAAGGGTCGAGTTCAAAAAGATCACCTGGCCCAATCGCCGGCAGACGCTGGCCACCACCGTGGCGGTGCTTTCCTTTACCCTTTTTATTGCCTTTTACTTAGGTCTGGTGGACCTGTTGCTCTCCAAAATAGTCCAATGGCTGGTGTATTGA
- the rpmG gene encoding 50S ribosomal protein L33: protein MAKKGDARVIIHLQCTECKRRNYTTTKNRRNTPDRLELRKYCPWDRKHTLHREVKGK, encoded by the coding sequence ATGGCCAAGAAGGGAGACGCGCGGGTTATCATTCATCTGCAGTGCACGGAGTGCAAGCGCAGGAATTACACCACCACCAAGAACAGGCGGAACACGCCGGATCGGCTGGAGTTGCGGAAGTACTGTCCCTGGGATCGGAAGCACACCCTCCACAGGGAGGTCAAGGGGAAGTAA
- the tuf gene encoding elongation factor Tu → MSKPKFERKKPHLNVGTIGHIDHGKSTLTSAITRVLSTKGLAEYVPFENIDKAPEERQRGITIQLAHVEYETEKRHYAHVDCPGHADYIKNMITGAAQMDGSILVVAATDGPMPQTREHILLARQVNVPAIVVFMNKVDMVDDEELLDLVELEVRELLSKYGYDGDNAPVVRGSALKALECGCGKEDCQWCGPIWELMRAVDEYIPEPVREVDKPFLMPIEDVFSISGRGTVVTGKVERGVLKPGDEVEIVGLRPTVKTVATSVEMFRKILDEALPGDNIGVLLRGVGKDEVERGQVLAQPGTITPHTKFKAEVYVLKKEEGGRHTPFFNGYRPQFYFRTTDVTGVVKLPEGVEMVMPGDNVELEVELIKPVAMEEGLRFAIREGGRTVGAGVVTKILE, encoded by the coding sequence ATGTCGAAGCCAAAGTTTGAGCGGAAGAAGCCGCACTTGAATGTGGGGACGATAGGGCACATTGACCACGGGAAGTCGACGCTTACAAGTGCGATCACGAGGGTGTTGTCGACGAAGGGGTTGGCGGAGTATGTGCCGTTTGAGAACATAGACAAGGCGCCGGAGGAGAGGCAGAGGGGGATAACGATTCAGCTGGCGCATGTGGAGTACGAGACGGAGAAGAGGCATTATGCGCATGTGGACTGTCCGGGTCATGCGGACTACATCAAGAACATGATTACGGGAGCGGCGCAGATGGACGGGTCGATCCTGGTGGTGGCGGCGACGGACGGGCCGATGCCGCAGACGCGGGAGCACATACTGCTTGCGCGTCAGGTGAATGTGCCGGCGATAGTGGTGTTTATGAACAAGGTGGACATGGTGGATGACGAGGAGTTGTTGGACCTGGTGGAGTTAGAGGTGAGGGAGTTGTTGTCGAAGTATGGATATGATGGGGACAATGCGCCGGTGGTGAGGGGGAGTGCGCTTAAGGCGCTTGAGTGTGGGTGTGGCAAGGAGGATTGTCAGTGGTGTGGTCCGATATGGGAGTTGATGAGGGCGGTGGACGAGTACATACCGGAGCCGGTGAGGGAGGTGGACAAGCCGTTTTTGATGCCGATAGAGGATGTATTTTCGATAAGTGGTCGAGGGACGGTGGTTACGGGGAAGGTGGAGAGGGGTGTATTGAAGCCTGGGGATGAGGTGGAGATAGTGGGTTTGAGGCCGACGGTGAAGACGGTGGCGACGAGTGTGGAGATGTTCAGGAAGATACTGGACGAGGCGTTGCCCGGGGATAATATAGGTGTGCTTTTGAGGGGGGTGGGCAAGGACGAGGTGGAGCGTGGGCAGGTATTGGCGCAGCCTGGGACGATCACGCCGCACACGAAGTTTAAGGCGGAGGTATATGTATTGAAGAAGGAGGAGGGAGGACGGCACACGCCGTTTTTCAACGGTTATCGTCCGCAGTTTTATTTTCGGACGACGGATGTGACGGGAGTGGTGAAGCTACCTGAGGGGGTGGAGATGGTGATGCCTGGGGACAATGTGGAGCTGGAGGTGGAGTTGATCAAGCCGGTGGCGATGGAGGAGGGATTGAGGTTTGCGATACGGGAGGGTGGCCGCACGGTGGGAGCCGGGGTGGTCACCAAGATTCTGGAATAA
- the qmoC gene encoding quinone-interacting membrane-bound oxidoreductase complex subunit QmoC, with product MARIEPDVRTVREIQAAGGDTVKKCYQCATCASVCPLATEEVPFPRKQMLLGQWGFKEKLLSDPALWLCHQCGDCTQYCPRGARPGDVLGALRNMAVRELSEFKFLWTFYNKPWGLPILILMAVSVVVLALMVFAGGVEPGFPHWSLIPSVGKEEVEILFLKLTPKVMAVDAIFLPLAAFVVIMVGIGVNRLWNGMMAGAGIPAAYRMGLWALVSTYLVPAIREILAHSRFLECGANRWRANGHRMLLWSFIILAFVTAVVFIAADVFGFHTPWPLYNPVKILANIGAVLLVYGVIAIIVNRNRAAGEGKLSSSYQDWFLIYLILAVGLTGILTEVFRIAGNVLYPAFYISHLSAVFLLFLSVPYSKFAHLVYRTTAYVFDLYSRDVRAKMAALETVRAAAAEGGSAAPAEEVSVEETEAGEESQAA from the coding sequence ATGGCCCGTATAGAGCCCGATGTAAGAACGGTAAGGGAGATTCAGGCTGCCGGAGGGGATACGGTCAAGAAGTGCTATCAGTGTGCCACCTGTGCCTCGGTGTGTCCGCTGGCCACCGAGGAGGTGCCCTTTCCCCGGAAGCAGATGCTTCTGGGGCAGTGGGGGTTCAAGGAGAAGCTGTTGTCGGATCCGGCGCTGTGGTTGTGTCATCAGTGTGGGGACTGTACGCAGTACTGTCCCCGGGGGGCCCGGCCGGGGGATGTGCTGGGGGCGCTCCGGAACATGGCCGTGCGGGAGCTCAGCGAATTCAAGTTTCTGTGGACCTTTTACAACAAGCCCTGGGGGCTTCCCATCCTGATTCTGATGGCGGTGAGTGTGGTGGTGCTGGCGCTCATGGTCTTCGCCGGAGGGGTGGAGCCCGGATTTCCTCACTGGAGTTTGATCCCCAGTGTGGGTAAGGAGGAGGTGGAGATTCTGTTTCTCAAGTTGACCCCGAAAGTGATGGCGGTGGACGCGATATTTTTACCTCTTGCGGCCTTTGTGGTGATTATGGTGGGTATCGGGGTTAACCGTTTGTGGAACGGGATGATGGCCGGAGCCGGCATACCCGCGGCCTATCGAATGGGACTGTGGGCCCTTGTGAGCACATATCTGGTGCCGGCCATTCGGGAAATTCTTGCGCACAGCCGGTTTCTGGAGTGCGGGGCCAACCGGTGGCGGGCCAACGGGCACCGGATGCTGCTCTGGTCGTTTATAATTCTGGCCTTCGTTACGGCGGTGGTATTTATAGCGGCGGATGTGTTCGGTTTCCACACCCCCTGGCCCCTTTATAATCCCGTAAAGATTCTGGCCAACATCGGGGCTGTATTACTGGTGTACGGGGTGATAGCCATCATAGTGAATCGGAACAGGGCCGCGGGGGAGGGTAAGCTTTCCAGTTCCTATCAGGACTGGTTCCTGATTTACCTGATTCTTGCGGTGGGGTTAACGGGGATTCTTACGGAGGTCTTCAGGATTGCCGGGAATGTTCTGTATCCCGCCTTCTACATTTCCCATCTTTCGGCGGTATTTCTGCTCTTTCTGAGCGTACCCTATTCCAAGTTCGCGCACCTGGTTTACCGGACCACGGCCTATGTATTTGACCTTTATAGCCGGGATGTCCGGGCCAAGATGGCAGCTCTTGAAACTGTAAGGGCTGCTGCCGCGGAAGGGGGTTCTGCGGCTCCGGCTGAAGAGGTCTCCGTAGAGGAGACCGAGGCCGGAGAAGAGTCTCAAGCAGCCTGA